One genomic region from Pyxicephalus adspersus chromosome 1, UCB_Pads_2.0, whole genome shotgun sequence encodes:
- the LOC140332468 gene encoding interleukin-1 receptor type 2-like isoform X1, whose protein sequence is MLLLFIVFGSCFSDTSGVPLYRMKNEEKCQLQVTHPVGYFVLNEEPAIIKCPIFQYFQLDLSEAYEQPLQLVWDKNGSEIINLEDGSRIQTNQVSLWFLPAVSEDSGIYTCIVRNSSFCVEISMSLTVVSDIESSLSDIEYEQIAFENSNFQMNCPDIDEFRGNSSNMMLNWYKNEEALVNENSRFQYFHGTTYVLINGVHSDDAGYYKCQFNFIHGNAEFSVSRIIHLRTIGQGRRQHPVIVNPNRKTIAASIGSKLAIPCKVFTGPDESSLMVWWLANNSFVDKYSTDGRVVEGTLKKTTAVDGQYFELQLIFERITKEDFSTDFQCIASNEYGHEVLPTQIKQAASPFAWYIAAAPAFVVFLVIAIIFVGNHRKSGNKKDYTLAKF, encoded by the exons ATGTTGCTTCTATTCATTGTGTTTGGATCCTGTTTTTCCGATACGTCAGGTGTACCGTTGTATCGAATGAAGAATGAAG aaAAATGTCAATTACAGGTCACACATCCTGTTGGTTACTTTGTTCTGAATGAGGAGCCAGCAATCATCAAATGTCCAATTTTCCAGTATTTTCAGCTGGATTTATCTGAAGCATATGAACAACCATTACAGCTTGTGTGGGACAAAAATGGTTCTGAGATTATAAATCTAGAAGATGGATCCAGAATCCAGACAAACCAAGTTTCCTTATGGTTTCTTCCAGCAGTATCAGAGGACAGTGGCATCTACACCTGTATTGTCAG gaACTCATCATTTTGTGTTGAAATATCGATGTCGCTGACAGTTGTGAGTGATATAGAATCATCTTTGTCTGATATTGAATATGAACAAATTGCTTTTGAGAACTCCAACTTTCAAATGAATTGCCCAGATATAGATGAATTTAGAGGTAATTCGAGCAATATGATGCTGAATTGGTATAAG aatgaAGAAGCTCTGGTGAATGAAAACTCCAGATTTCAGTATTTTCATGGTACCACATATGTTTTGATAAATGGAGTACATTCTGATGATGCTGGGTATTATAAATGTCAGTTTAACTTCATTCATGGGAATGCAGAGTTTTCAGTTTCCAGGATTATACATTTACGAACTATAG GTCAAGGGAGAAGACAGCATCCTGTTATTGTTAATCCAAATCGTAAAACTATAGCAGCTTCCATAG gttCCAAACTAGCCATTCCATGCAAAGTGTTTACTGGTCCTGATGAAAGCAGTCTAATGGTGTGGTGGCTGGCTAATAACTCTTTTGTTGATAAGTACTCTACAGATGGTCGTGTGGTAGAAGGTACATTGAA AAAGACTACAGCTGTTGATGGTCAGTACTTCGAGCTCCAACTCATATTTGAACGCATCACAAAAGAAGATTTCAGTACAGACTTTCAGTGTATAGCCAGCAATGAATATGGCCATGAAGTCTTACCAACACAGATAAAACAAGCAG CCTCCCCTTTTGCCTGGTACATTGCAGCTGCCCCCGCCTTTGTGGTTTTCCTAGTTATAGCGATAATATTCGTGGGCAACCACAGGAAATCTGGAAATAAGAAAGATTATACTCTGGCCAAGTTCTAA
- the LOC140332468 gene encoding interleukin-1 receptor type 2-like isoform X2, with amino-acid sequence MLLLFIVFGSCFSDTSGVPLYRMKNEEKCQLQVTHPVGYFVLNEEPAIIKCPIFQYFQLDLSEAYEQPLQLVWDKNGSEIINLEDGSRIQTNQVSLWFLPAVSEDSGIYTCIVRNSSFCVEISMSLTVVSDIESSLSDIEYEQIAFENSNFQMNCPDIDEFRGNSSNMMLNWYKNEEALVNENSRFQYFHGTTYVLINGVHSDDAGYYKCQFNFIHGNAEFSVSRIIHLRTIGQGRRQHPVIVNPNRKTIAASIGSKLAIPCKVFTGPDESSLMVWWLANNSFVDKYSTDGRVVEGTLKKTTAVDGQYFELQLIFERITKEDFSTDFQCIASNEYGHEVLPTQIKQAGTGHC; translated from the exons ATGTTGCTTCTATTCATTGTGTTTGGATCCTGTTTTTCCGATACGTCAGGTGTACCGTTGTATCGAATGAAGAATGAAG aaAAATGTCAATTACAGGTCACACATCCTGTTGGTTACTTTGTTCTGAATGAGGAGCCAGCAATCATCAAATGTCCAATTTTCCAGTATTTTCAGCTGGATTTATCTGAAGCATATGAACAACCATTACAGCTTGTGTGGGACAAAAATGGTTCTGAGATTATAAATCTAGAAGATGGATCCAGAATCCAGACAAACCAAGTTTCCTTATGGTTTCTTCCAGCAGTATCAGAGGACAGTGGCATCTACACCTGTATTGTCAG gaACTCATCATTTTGTGTTGAAATATCGATGTCGCTGACAGTTGTGAGTGATATAGAATCATCTTTGTCTGATATTGAATATGAACAAATTGCTTTTGAGAACTCCAACTTTCAAATGAATTGCCCAGATATAGATGAATTTAGAGGTAATTCGAGCAATATGATGCTGAATTGGTATAAG aatgaAGAAGCTCTGGTGAATGAAAACTCCAGATTTCAGTATTTTCATGGTACCACATATGTTTTGATAAATGGAGTACATTCTGATGATGCTGGGTATTATAAATGTCAGTTTAACTTCATTCATGGGAATGCAGAGTTTTCAGTTTCCAGGATTATACATTTACGAACTATAG GTCAAGGGAGAAGACAGCATCCTGTTATTGTTAATCCAAATCGTAAAACTATAGCAGCTTCCATAG gttCCAAACTAGCCATTCCATGCAAAGTGTTTACTGGTCCTGATGAAAGCAGTCTAATGGTGTGGTGGCTGGCTAATAACTCTTTTGTTGATAAGTACTCTACAGATGGTCGTGTGGTAGAAGGTACATTGAA AAAGACTACAGCTGTTGATGGTCAGTACTTCGAGCTCCAACTCATATTTGAACGCATCACAAAAGAAGATTTCAGTACAGACTTTCAGTGTATAGCCAGCAATGAATATGGCCATGAAGTCTTACCAACACAGATAAAACAAGCAG